The Methanosarcinales archaeon genome includes a region encoding these proteins:
- the ccsA gene encoding cytochrome c biogenesis protein CcsA, which yields MDKDNYKKILFAATIILMSSAIIYIYFMAPIPVNLKRGVDPVTGEFFNSDASWYNELYSYYVAYFHIPIALTAYLAFTLVLISSILYLKQKDQKWDIKAVASAEVGVLFAGLTLITGSIWAGAAWNGSYWPPGDVRLNTSLVLFLIYVSYLAIRQATDMPEKRARLSAVFGIIGFISIPISFYSIRLWSATNHPTVVGGENSGGFQGSVIIVPLLLNLSAFILMCISFIIYKADNLTLEEDIMAIKQEKGV from the coding sequence ATGGATAAAGACAACTATAAAAAAATATTATTCGCGGCGACCATCATTTTAATGAGTTCTGCCATAATTTACATTTACTTCATGGCTCCAATTCCAGTAAATCTGAAGAGAGGCGTGGATCCGGTAACTGGTGAATTCTTTAATTCGGATGCTTCATGGTATAATGAATTATATAGTTATTATGTTGCATACTTCCATATTCCCATAGCATTGACTGCATATCTCGCATTTACCTTAGTACTGATCTCCAGTATTTTATACCTAAAGCAAAAAGATCAAAAATGGGATATCAAAGCAGTAGCATCAGCAGAAGTGGGTGTCTTATTCGCCGGATTAACCCTGATAACAGGCTCAATATGGGCGGGTGCAGCATGGAACGGGAGTTACTGGCCTCCGGGAGATGTAAGACTTAATACATCGCTGGTACTTTTCCTCATATATGTCAGTTACCTGGCGATCAGACAGGCAACAGATATGCCGGAAAAGCGTGCACGTCTCAGTGCGGTTTTCGGAATAATCGGTTTTATCAGTATTCCTATAAGTTTTTATAGTATCAGATTATGGTCTGCAACTAATCATCCTACTGTTGTTGGTGGGGAAAATAGTGGTGGATTTCAAGGAAGTGTCATCATTGTTCCGCTTTTGCTGAATTTATCAGCGTTCATACTGATGTGCATTTCATTTATCATATATAAGGCAGACAACCTTACACTGGAAGAAGATATTATGGCGATAAAACAGGAAAAAGGAGTCTGA